The Alosa sapidissima isolate fAloSap1 chromosome 5, fAloSap1.pri, whole genome shotgun sequence genome has a window encoding:
- the crebzf gene encoding uncharacterized protein crebzf isoform X2: MTMMTRKRGRSSNSSYPSMGGQLYNPDVTDVVKPSPVETDTLTDISFEDSSSPSEDLELFGLEDFSWVLDKDALPSLGDIDTLCELKDDCSTDQHFSVGGQTSQRKSTLDISSRGMNKNAIAARINRLKKKEYVGGLEKKVGLLTTENQILKQENGHLNKRVEELENETRVQRRMTTTMPYPKRG, from the exons ATGACAATGATGACCAGAAAGAGAGGCAGGTCCTCAAACAGCTCCTACCCCAGCATGGGTGGACAGCTATACAACCCTGATGTCACTGATGTTGTAAAGCCATCACCAGTCGAAACAGATACTCTCACAGACATTTCATTCGAGGACAGCAGTTCTCCCAGCGAGGACCTGGAGTTGTTTGGTTTGGAAGATTTCAGCTGGGTGCTTGACAAGGATGCACTGCCTTCTCTTGGAGACATCGACACATTGTGTGAGCTAAAAGATGACTGCTCCACAGATCAACACTTTTCAGTGGGTGGACAGACCTCGCAGAGGAAGTCAACATTGGATATCTCAAGTCGTGGGATGAACAAGAATGCAATTGCAGCCCGAATTAATCGCCTGAAGAAAAAAGAATACGTCGGTGGCCTAGAGAAGAAAGTGGGTTTGCTGACAACAGAAAACCAGATCCTCAAACAAGAAAATGGACACTTGAACAAGCGGGTGGAAGAGTTGGAAAATGAGACTAG GGTTCAGAGACGAATGACCACGACTATGCCATACCCAAAAAGAGGGTGA
- the crebzf gene encoding uncharacterized protein crebzf isoform X1: MTMMTRKRGRSSNSSYPSMGGQLYNPDVTDVVKPSPVETDTLTDISFEDSSSPSEDLELFGLEDFSWVLDKDALPSLGDIDTLCELKDDCSTDQHFSVGGQTSQRKSTLDISSRGMNKNAIAARINRLKKKEYVGGLEKKVGLLTTENQILKQENGHLNKRVEELENETRYLRAVLANDSMLGQLLSRLSGVNGMKFSTSLFQGSETNDHDYAIPKKRVKAEEGQTSGGVCLHVDKDHVSVEFCTKCAESASAALKMWLPATQDERISWLRDCSQEMRTSQTDWICCEKLKKRDQLQPSWPWYMLKVVCDQV; the protein is encoded by the exons ATGACAATGATGACCAGAAAGAGAGGCAGGTCCTCAAACAGCTCCTACCCCAGCATGGGTGGACAGCTATACAACCCTGATGTCACTGATGTTGTAAAGCCATCACCAGTCGAAACAGATACTCTCACAGACATTTCATTCGAGGACAGCAGTTCTCCCAGCGAGGACCTGGAGTTGTTTGGTTTGGAAGATTTCAGCTGGGTGCTTGACAAGGATGCACTGCCTTCTCTTGGAGACATCGACACATTGTGTGAGCTAAAAGATGACTGCTCCACAGATCAACACTTTTCAGTGGGTGGACAGACCTCGCAGAGGAAGTCAACATTGGATATCTCAAGTCGTGGGATGAACAAGAATGCAATTGCAGCCCGAATTAATCGCCTGAAGAAAAAAGAATACGTCGGTGGCCTAGAGAAGAAAGTGGGTTTGCTGACAACAGAAAACCAGATCCTCAAACAAGAAAATGGACACTTGAACAAGCGGGTGGAAGAGTTGGAAAATGAGACTAGGTATCTGAGAGCTGTATTGGCCAACGACAGCATGTTAGGCCAACTGTTATCTAGATTGAGCGGTGTGAACGGCATGAAATTTTCTACTTCACTTTTCCAGGGTTCAGAGACGAATGACCACGACTATGCCATACCCAAAAAGAGGGTGAAGGCGGAAGAGGGACAAACGTCTGGTGGCGTCTGTTTGCATGTGGACAAGGACCATGTCTCTGTGGAATTCTGCACTAAATGTGCAGAAAGTGCAAGCGCAGCACTTAAAAT GTGGTTGCCTGCTACCCAGGATGAGAGGATATCTTGGCTCCGTGATTGCAGTCAAGAGATGAGGACATCACAAACCGAT TGGATATGCTGTGAGAAGCTGAAGAAACGGGACCAGCTGCAGCCATCTTGGCCCTGGTATATGTTAAAGGTAGTATGTGATCAGGTGTAA
- the tmem126a gene encoding transmembrane protein 126A, with protein sequence MSSQEPVTLQKTPKGVFVDALLKKFEKLSDTDRNLFSYGPLYLGGNAAFAGLIANSLFRRALNVTQGRIVSSLPMATLPFLTTVALYNATVSNPLILGDLNCPTCAVIRGAMVGVVGGGVYPLLLALPVNAGLAARYNTAPMPEKGNVMRFWMIVGRPIARKMAFVFVLQGFFGTYLASKHFDIYVKLLKLVDMDHEDLHD encoded by the exons ATGTCAAGTCAAGAACCAGTAACCTTACAAAAAACACCGAAAGGCGTATTTGTCGATGCTCTTTTGAAGAAATTTGAAAAGCTTTCGGACACTGACAG AAACTTGTTTTCATACGGACCCCTGTATTTGGGGGGCAATGCGGCCTTTGCTGGATTAATAGCAAACAGTTTATTTCGGCGTGCACTCAATGTCACACAAGGGCGCATAGTATCCAGTCTTCCCATGGCTACCTTACCCTTTCTGACGACTGTGGCACTGTACAACGCAACTGTTTCAAACCCCTTAATTTTGG GAGATCTTAACTGCCCTACGTGTGCGGTGATCAGAGGTGCTATGGTTGGAGTGGTGGGCGGTGGCGTCTATCCTCTTCTTTTGGCCCTACCCGTCAATGCAGGGCTTGCAGCCAG ATACAACACAGCACCTATGCCAGAGAAGGGAAATGTCATGCGATTTTGGATGATTGTCGGTCGCCCCATAGCGAGAAAAATGGCCTTTGTATTTGTGTTGCAAGGCTTTTTCGGGACCTACCTTGCTTCCAAGCATTTTGACATTTATGTCAAATTGTTAAAACTTGTAGACATGGATCATGAAGACCTCCACGATTAG